AACCCGCCGCGAAGGTCAGCCCGACCTTGGGATTGACCTGAGTCTGGCCGACGCCATCGACCGCATATTCGACCGGGTCTTCCACCGTCAGAATGTTGCGGCTGCCGTCATTGAGCAGGCGCAGGGCGGCGTAGAGCGTCGTGGTCTTGCCCGATCCGGTCGGTCCGGTGACGAGGACGATGCCGTTCGGCTCGGTCAGCGTGGCCTTGAGCATCGCGTTCATCGCCTCGGTCATGCCGAGCACGTCGAGCGTGATGCCGGCATTCTCCTTGTCGAGGATACGCAGCACGACGCGCTCACCCGCGCGGCTCGGCAATGTCGAGACGCGCACGTCGAGCAGCTTGCCGCCCAAAGTCAGCCCGATGCGGCCGTCCTGCGGGATTCGCCGCTCGGCGATGTCGAGCCGCGCCATCACCTTGACCCGGCTGACCACCACCGGCGCGACGTGCGGCGGCATGCGCAGCGTCTCACGCAACACGCCATCGATCCGCATCCGCACGACGAGACCAGTCTCGTACGGCTCGATATGGATATCCGACACGCCGTTGCGCGCCGCATCGGCGATGATGCCGTTGATGAGCCGGATCGCGGGCGCATCGTCGGCGGTGTCGAGCAGATCGTCGGCGGTCGGCAGATCACCGGCGAGGATGTCGAGTTCGCCCGCCATGCCGATCCCGCCCGCCGCCATCGCCGCCGCCTGCCCGTCCATCGCATAGCGATCGGACAGCAGGCGATCGAACGCATCGGCTGGCACGATGCCGATGTCGAACGGCTGGGCGAGATGCCGGCGAAGCTCAAGCAGCACCCGGGGATCGCCGCCCTCGCGCATCGCGACCGAGAGATGCCCGTCCGCGCCATCACCAAGCACCACCCCGAACCGCCGCGCGAACGCATAAGGGATGGTGACGATGCCGGCGGGCAGCGGTGCGGGGTCGGCAAGGTCGAGCACCGAGTCCATCGTCATTTCTCCGGCCGGACAATCTGAGTCGAGTTGCGCACCACCGGCACGCCGATTCGCGGGTCTTCGATATTGCCGGGCACCGGCGCGCTCGGGATCGGCGGGGCGGCGCCCATGTAATCGCGCACCAGTTGGTCGATCGACGGCTCATCGACCGGATTCTGCTGGCCCTGCTGGAGCCGCAGATAGCCGTAGCGCTGTGCCGTGAGGCGCTGCGTGTCCTCGGGGGTGCGCAGCACGGTCGGCCGGATGAAGATCATCAGATTGGTCTTGGTGCGCTGCTTCGCCTTGGAGCGGAACAACTGGCCGAGCGCGGGGATGTCGCCTAGCAAAGGCACCTTCTCGATCGTGCGGCGCTCGTCATCGCTGAGCAGCCCGCCGATGATCGCGATCTGGCCGTCATCGACCGTCATGGTCGTCTCGACCTCGCGCTTGTTGAGGATCAGGTCGCTGTTGTCGCTGGCGACCGGCCCCGCGATCGAGCTGACCTGCTGGTGCAGGATCAGCTTGATCGATCCGCTCGAATTGACTTGCGGACGGACCTGCAACTGGATGCCGACATTCTCGCGCTGGACGGTGCGGAAGGCTTTGTCGAAATTCTGGCTCAGCGCCTGGCCGGTCGTGATCGGGATCTCCTGCCCGACAAGGATGCGCGCCTCCTGATTGTCGAGCGTGGTCAGCGACGGCGCTTGCAACAGGTTCGAGGTGGTGTCGGACTTCACCGCGTTGATGATCGCGCCGAAGATCGCGTTCTTGCCGATGTTGAACGCGCCGCCGCCGAATCCGCCGGTCGCGCCGAGGATCGAGCTGAGCGCGGACTGGGCGAGCGTATCGCTCACCGCATTGTTGGTGGTGGTGACGGTGGTGTTGCCGTTGACCGTGGTCGTGGTGGTGTTGAGCGAGCGCGCGCCGACCGCTCCGGCGATGGTCAGCAGATTGGGCGCGGAATTGCCGTAACTGGTCGCGAAGGTCGGCACGCCGCTGCCGGGCAGCCCCGCGAGCAGGAACTGGACGCCGAGCTTGCTCGCGGTCGCGTCCGAGACTTCGGCGACGATCGCCTCGACCAGCACCTGTTCGCGCCGCGTATCGAGCTGGCGGACCACTTCGGACAATTGCCGCTGCACCTCGGCGGGGGCAGCGATGACGATCGCGTTGGCGCCGGCGAAGCGCGTGACGACGGCGGCGGTCTTGCCGCCCTCGGCGGTGACGGCGGCTTGCGTCGGCGCGGCGCCAGCCTGCACGGGCTGGTTCTGCGGCTGGACGATGTTGGTGTTGGGCGATCCCGCGCCGAACCCGCTTGATCCGCTGCCGCTGGTGCCGCCGAAGGTCGATTGTGAAAGCTGCTGACTCTGCACCGGCGTCGGCGCCTGCCCGACGAGCTGCTGGAGCACCGGCATCAATTGCTCGGCATCGGCGTTTTCGAGGAAGATCACCTTGATCTCGGTGCCGTTCTTGGCGCGCGCATCGAGATCCTGCGCGACCGCCGCCAGCCGTGCCACGCTCGCCGCGTCGCCGCGCAGCGCGACGGCGTTGGAGCTGGTGACGGCGACGACGCTCACCGCCGCCGGGCTGCCGGGTTGCGCCGGGCCGCCGCCGCTGCCCTGCCCGGCCAGCGCCTGCAGTGCGGTGGCGATCTCGCGCGCGCCCGCGTTCTTGAGCGCGATCACGCGGGTGGACGCATTATCGGTGTCGATCCGGCGCAGCACCTCACGCACGCGGCGCACGTTGTCGGCGAAATCGACGATCACCACTGAATTGCCGCCGCGATTCGCCGTCACCGAGCCTTGTGTGCTGACGAGACCGCGCACCGTATCGACCGCCGATGCGGCATCGATCGCGCGCAGCCGCACGATCTCGGTGACGAAGCTGTTGCGCGCCGCGCCGTTGGTGCCGACGCGGCTGGGCTGCGACGCGGCATTGTCGATCGGCTGGATTCGGAACGCGCCATTCGAGGTCGGCACCGCGACGAGGCCGTTGGCGCGCAACGTCGAGAGGAACACCTCGAAATATTCGGAGCGCGACAGTGGCCGGTCGGTAACGACGGTCACTTTGCCTTGCACACGCGCGTCGATGATGAAGGTCCGCCCGGTCACGCGCGCGGCATCGGCGATGAAGGCGCGGACATCGGCGTCACGCACGTTCATCGTCGTCTGCGCGGCGATCGGGCCGACGCAGGCGAGCGCGAGCAACGGGGCGAGAATCAGTTTGTTCATGGGCCTGCTATCGTGATGGCGAGCGGCAGCGTCTGGCTGCCGCGTTCGACCGTAATCGAGAGGGTACCGCCGCCGGCGAGTTGGCCGCCGAGACGTTCGAAATCGCCCGCGCCGCCGACCGGCCGGCCGTTGATCGCGGTGACGACGTCGCCATCGCGCAGGCCCGACTGGCGGAACGCGGTGCCGCCGCCCTGCGGCCGCACGACGAGGCCGCTGACGCGGCCGCCATCGACACGCGGGATGATGCCGGTTTCGGCGCGAAGCTGCGAGAGCGTGAGGCCGCTCGGAGCGGCGGCCGGCGTAAGCAGCGGTTCGGACGGCGGCGTGGGTGCGGGTGGCGGCGCGGTGCCGGTGTCGCCTTGCGCGAGGAACAGCTCTTCGGTGGCGCCGCCACGGTCGATCGTGACATGATCGAACGCGACCGCCTTGAGAGTCGCGCCGGGGGCGACCTCCTGCCCGATCGCGATGCTCTTCTGGACGCCGTCCGGCCCGGCGATGATCGCCGAGCCGCCACCCATCGCGCCGTCGATCCGGGTGCCGAACAACGTCAACTGGAGCGAGGTGACGGTCGATGGCTGCGCTTCGCCGCCCGAGAGGCGGAAGAACGGATCGAAGCCGCGAAGCAGGTCACCCGGCGCGCCGGGCACGGAAACCCCGACCGGGCGCCAGGCGCCGAGCGGCGCAACCGGCGTCACCACCGTCCACATCAGTCGGGCGCATTGCACCGCCAGCACCGCGATCAGCACGAGTTCTGCGGCCGAATAGACCGTGACCTTCGGCAATCGGCGCAACAGCGCCCGGGCGCGCGGATCGAGAACCAGTCGCATTCCAAAAATCCACCCCGGCACCCGCCGCACCGCTAGGAACAGCGTGTTACAGGCCCGGGACGATCGTGTGAACCTTTTCCGCGCGTGCTGCGCACACTGGCGATCGCCATCGCCTTTTGGTTAAGCGCCCCGGCTATGCAGACTATCCCACGGCATAACGGTG
This genomic stretch from Sphingomonas panacis harbors:
- a CDS encoding type II secretion system protein N is translated as MRLVLDPRARALLRRLPKVTVYSAAELVLIAVLAVQCARLMWTVVTPVAPLGAWRPVGVSVPGAPGDLLRGFDPFFRLSGGEAQPSTVTSLQLTLFGTRIDGAMGGGSAIIAGPDGVQKSIAIGQEVAPGATLKAVAFDHVTIDRGGATEELFLAQGDTGTAPPPAPTPPSEPLLTPAAAPSGLTLSQLRAETGIIPRVDGGRVSGLVVRPQGGGTAFRQSGLRDGDVVTAINGRPVGGAGDFERLGGQLAGGGTLSITVERGSQTLPLAITIAGP
- the gspD gene encoding type II secretion system secretin GspD — its product is MNKLILAPLLALACVGPIAAQTTMNVRDADVRAFIADAARVTGRTFIIDARVQGKVTVVTDRPLSRSEYFEVFLSTLRANGLVAVPTSNGAFRIQPIDNAASQPSRVGTNGAARNSFVTEIVRLRAIDAASAVDTVRGLVSTQGSVTANRGGNSVVIVDFADNVRRVREVLRRIDTDNASTRVIALKNAGAREIATALQALAGQGSGGGPAQPGSPAAVSVVAVTSSNAVALRGDAASVARLAAVAQDLDARAKNGTEIKVIFLENADAEQLMPVLQQLVGQAPTPVQSQQLSQSTFGGTSGSGSSGFGAGSPNTNIVQPQNQPVQAGAAPTQAAVTAEGGKTAAVVTRFAGANAIVIAAPAEVQRQLSEVVRQLDTRREQVLVEAIVAEVSDATASKLGVQFLLAGLPGSGVPTFATSYGNSAPNLLTIAGAVGARSLNTTTTTVNGNTTVTTTNNAVSDTLAQSALSSILGATGGFGGGAFNIGKNAIFGAIINAVKSDTTSNLLQAPSLTTLDNQEARILVGQEIPITTGQALSQNFDKAFRTVQRENVGIQLQVRPQVNSSGSIKLILHQQVSSIAGPVASDNSDLILNKREVETTMTVDDGQIAIIGGLLSDDERRTIEKVPLLGDIPALGQLFRSKAKQRTKTNLMIFIRPTVLRTPEDTQRLTAQRYGYLRLQQGQQNPVDEPSIDQLVRDYMGAAPPIPSAPVPGNIEDPRIGVPVVRNSTQIVRPEK
- a CDS encoding GspE/PulE family protein — encoded protein: MDSVLDLADPAPLPAGIVTIPYAFARRFGVVLGDGADGHLSVAMREGGDPRVLLELRRHLAQPFDIGIVPADAFDRLLSDRYAMDGQAAAMAAGGIGMAGELDILAGDLPTADDLLDTADDAPAIRLINGIIADAARNGVSDIHIEPYETGLVVRMRIDGVLRETLRMPPHVAPVVVSRVKVMARLDIAERRIPQDGRIGLTLGGKLLDVRVSTLPSRAGERVVLRILDKENAGITLDVLGMTEAMNAMLKATLTEPNGIVLVTGPTGSGKTTTLYAALRLLNDGSRNILTVEDPVEYAVDGVGQTQVNPKVGLTFAAGLRAILRQDPDVVMVGEIRDRETAEIAVQASLTGHLVLSTVHTNDAVGAITRMRDMKIEPFLLASTLRAVIAQRLVRRLCEHCRRPVQASGSVSALLGFDAGTVVYEAVGCDECAHTGFKGRIGVFEAVRIDETLRRLINDGGDESLIARHAFLHAQNLGAAARQLVREGKTTPEEAVRVSRRDMADVEAPLVVEAADNG